A DNA window from Theobroma cacao cultivar B97-61/B2 chromosome 5, Criollo_cocoa_genome_V2, whole genome shotgun sequence contains the following coding sequences:
- the LOC18600473 gene encoding ATP-dependent Clp protease proteolytic subunit-related protein 3, chloroplastic, which yields MASCLHAPMAYRIPSSASSQSVRRPKALTLSCRAFGAKNAAKIPMPPVNPKDPFLSKLASVAASSPETLLNRPVNPDTPPYLDLFESPKLMATPAQVERSVSYNEHRPRRPPPDLPSLLLHGRIVYIGMPLVPAVTELIVAELMYLQWMDPKQPIYLYINSTGTTRDDGETVGMETEGFAMYDALMNLQNEIHTVAVGAAIGQACLLLSAGTKGKRFMMPHAKAMIQQPRIPSSGLMPASDVLIRAKEVIINRDILVELLAKHTGNSVEMVANVMKRPFYMDATRAKEFGVIDKILWRGQEKVMAEVAAPEEWDKNAGIKVMDGF from the exons ATGGCGAGTTGCTTGCACGCGCCAATGGCTTACAGAATCCCATCCTCCGCTTCTTCCCAATCCGTTCGAAGACCAAAGGCTTTGACGCTCAGTTGCCGCGCTTTCGGTGCCAAAAACGCCGCTAAAATCCCCATGCCTCCGGTAAACCCTAAGGACCCGTTTCTCTCGAAGCTCGCTTCTGTCGCCGCTTCCTCCCCTGAAACGCTTCTTAACCGTCCGGTTAATCCTGATACGCCGCCGTATTTGGACTTGTTTGAGTCGCCCAAACTCATGGCTACTCCGGCTCAA GTGGAAAGATCAGTTTCATACAATGAGCACCGGCCGCGGAGGCCTCCGCCGGACTTACCTTCATTGCTTCTTCACGGTAGAATAGTTTACATCGGCATGCCG CTTGTGCCTGCGGTGACAGAGCTCATAGTTGCAGAATTGATGTATCTTCAGTGGATGGATCCCAAGCAACCAATATATCTTTACATAAATTCTACGGGGACAACTCGTGATGATGGTGAAACA GTTGGAATGGAGACTGAGGGTTTTGCCATGTATGATGCACTAATGAATTTACAAAATGAg ATACATACAGTCGCTGTTGGGGCTGCTATAGGTCAGGCTTGTCTTTTACTTTCTGCGGGCACTAAGGGTAAACGGTTTATGATGCCTCATGCCAAAG CTATGATCCAACAGCCTCGTATACCATCATCTGGATTGATGCCAGCAAGTGATGTTCTTATACGTGCCAAAGAG GTAATAATAAACAGGGACATACTAGTGGAACTTCTGGCCAAGCACACAGGAAAT TCAGTAGAGATGGTAGCCAATGTGATGAAAAGACCATTTTATATGGATGCTACCAGAGCTAAAGAGTTTGGGGTCATTGACAAG ATCCTTTGGCGTGGTCAGGAAAAGGTAATGGCAGAAGTTGCTGCTCCAGAGGAGTGGGACAAGAATGCTGGCATCAAAGTCATGGATGGCTTTTAG
- the LOC18600477 gene encoding heparan-alpha-glucosaminide N-acetyltransferase isoform X1, which yields MLSEWLKSKQNLLNVILWPSPWPTTQLRSPIKLSVLPHLTFSEALLWRYSSFSLMILVDDAGGEWPVIGHAPWHGCNLADFVMPFFLFIVGMAIPLALKVRIPGKGKAIQKVGFRTLKLLFWGLLLQGGYSHAPDKLTYGVDMKMIRFCGILQRIAFAYLVVALAEIFLKDAQPKDVSAGHFSVFRLYCWHWLVGACILIMYLALLYGTYVPDWQFTVQNKDSADYGKVFTVACNVRGKLDPPCNAVGYIDREVLGINHMYQRPAWRRSRACTVNSPYEGPFKDAAPSWCHAPFEPEGILSSISAVLSTIIGVHFGHVLVHLKGHSERLRQWIMMGIALLILGIVLHFTAIPLNKQLYTFSYVCVTSGAAALVFSAIYILVDIWDLKLVFLPLKWIGMNAMLVYVMAAEGIFAGFINGWYYQDPHNTLVYWIQKHIFIGVWHSRRVGILLYVIFAEILFWAIIAGILHRSGIYWKL from the exons ATGCTTTCAGAATGGCTGAAATCAAAGCAGAACCTGCTCAACGTCATACTCTGGCCATCCCCATGGCCGACGACTCAGCTCAGAAGCCCAATAAAACTCAGCGTGTTGCCTCACTTGACATTTTCAGAGGCCTTACTGTGGCGGTACTCTTCATTTTCT CTGATGATTCTAGTAGATGATGCTGGAGGAGAGTGGCCTGTGATTGGTCATGCACCATGGCACGGCTGCAACCTTGCCGATTTCGTTATgcccttctttcttttcattgttGGCATGGCCATTCCTCTTGCTCTTAAGGTT AGAATACCAGGTAAAGGCAAAGCTATCCAGAAGGTGGGTTTCAGAACTTTGAAGCTCCTCTTTTGGGGTCTCTTACTACAAG GAGGGTATTCTCATGCTCCTGACAAGCTAACATATGGCGTTGatatgaaaatgataagattCTGTGGCATTCTACAG AGAATAGCTTTTGCATATCTGGTAGTGGCACTTGCAGAGATTTTTCTGAAAGATGCACAACCCAAAGATGTTTCAGCTGGTCATTTCTCTGTGTTCAGGTTATACTGTTGGCATTG GCTGGTGGGTGCATGCATACTTATTATGTACTTGGCTTTACTTTATGGAACATATGTTCCTGACTGGCAGTTCACTGTCCAAAATAAGGACAGTGCTGATTATGGGAAGGTTTTCACT GTAGCCTGCAATGTGAGAGGAAAACTGGATCCTCCTTGCAATGCTGTGGGATATATTGACAGAGAAGTATTAGGGATCAATCACATGTACCAACGACCAGCATGGAGAAGATCCAGG GCTTGCACTGTGAATTCCCCTTATGAGGGACCATTTAAAGATGCCGCTCCATCATGGTGCCATGCACCCTTCGAACCTGAAGGGATTCTAAG TTCAATATCTGCTGTTCTTTCTACAATCATTGGAGTCCATTTTGGGCATGTGCTTGTACATTTGAAG GGTCATTCTGAAAGACTGAGGCAGTGGATCATGATGGGAATTGCTCTCCTTATTCTTGGAATTGTTCTACATTTCACAGCGATTCCTTTGAATAAACAGCTATACACTTTCAGCTATGTTTGTGTAACATCTGGAGCAGCAGCACTTGTTTTCTCAGCCATCTATATCCTG GTTGATATTTGGGATCTGAAGCTGGTGTTTCTGCCATTGAAATGGATTGGCATGAATGCCATGCTGGTTTATGTTATGGCAGCTGAAGGGATCTTTGCAGGTTTCATCAATGGATGGTACTACCAGGATCCACATAATACACTG GTATATTGGATTCAAAAGCACATATTCATTGGGGTTTGGCATTCAAGAAGAGTAGGCATTCTGCTCTATGTTATATTTGCAGAGATCCTCTTCTGGGCTATCATTGCAGGCATTTTGCATCGATCAGGAATTTATTGGAAGCTTTGA
- the LOC18600477 gene encoding heparan-alpha-glucosaminide N-acetyltransferase isoform X4, whose amino-acid sequence MAEIKAEPAQRHTLAIPMADDSAQKPNKTQRVASLDIFRGLTVALMILVDDAGGEWPVIGHAPWHGCNLADFVMPFFLFIVGMAIPLALKRIPGKGKAIQKVGFRTLKLLFWGLLLQGGYSHAPDKLTYGVDMKMIRFCGILQRIAFAYLVVALAEIFLKDAQPKDVSAGHFSVFRLYCWHWLVGACILIMYLALLYGTYVPDWQFTVQNKDSADYGKVFTVACNVRGKLDPPCNAVGYIDREVLGINHMYQRPAWRRSRACTVNSPYEGPFKDAAPSWCHAPFEPEGILSSISAVLSTIIGVHFGHVLVHLKGHSERLRQWIMMGIALLILGIVLHFTAIPLNKQLYTFSYVCVTSGAAALVFSAIYILVDIWDLKLVFLPLKWIGMNAMLVYVMAAEGIFAGFINGWYYQDPHNTLVYWIQKHIFIGVWHSRRVGILLYVIFAEILFWAIIAGILHRSGIYWKL is encoded by the exons ATGGCTGAAATCAAAGCAGAACCTGCTCAACGTCATACTCTGGCCATCCCCATGGCCGACGACTCAGCTCAGAAGCCCAATAAAACTCAGCGTGTTGCCTCACTTGACATTTTCAGAGGCCTTACTGTGGCG CTGATGATTCTAGTAGATGATGCTGGAGGAGAGTGGCCTGTGATTGGTCATGCACCATGGCACGGCTGCAACCTTGCCGATTTCGTTATgcccttctttcttttcattgttGGCATGGCCATTCCTCTTGCTCTTAAG AGAATACCAGGTAAAGGCAAAGCTATCCAGAAGGTGGGTTTCAGAACTTTGAAGCTCCTCTTTTGGGGTCTCTTACTACAAG GAGGGTATTCTCATGCTCCTGACAAGCTAACATATGGCGTTGatatgaaaatgataagattCTGTGGCATTCTACAG AGAATAGCTTTTGCATATCTGGTAGTGGCACTTGCAGAGATTTTTCTGAAAGATGCACAACCCAAAGATGTTTCAGCTGGTCATTTCTCTGTGTTCAGGTTATACTGTTGGCATTG GCTGGTGGGTGCATGCATACTTATTATGTACTTGGCTTTACTTTATGGAACATATGTTCCTGACTGGCAGTTCACTGTCCAAAATAAGGACAGTGCTGATTATGGGAAGGTTTTCACT GTAGCCTGCAATGTGAGAGGAAAACTGGATCCTCCTTGCAATGCTGTGGGATATATTGACAGAGAAGTATTAGGGATCAATCACATGTACCAACGACCAGCATGGAGAAGATCCAGG GCTTGCACTGTGAATTCCCCTTATGAGGGACCATTTAAAGATGCCGCTCCATCATGGTGCCATGCACCCTTCGAACCTGAAGGGATTCTAAG TTCAATATCTGCTGTTCTTTCTACAATCATTGGAGTCCATTTTGGGCATGTGCTTGTACATTTGAAG GGTCATTCTGAAAGACTGAGGCAGTGGATCATGATGGGAATTGCTCTCCTTATTCTTGGAATTGTTCTACATTTCACAGCGATTCCTTTGAATAAACAGCTATACACTTTCAGCTATGTTTGTGTAACATCTGGAGCAGCAGCACTTGTTTTCTCAGCCATCTATATCCTG GTTGATATTTGGGATCTGAAGCTGGTGTTTCTGCCATTGAAATGGATTGGCATGAATGCCATGCTGGTTTATGTTATGGCAGCTGAAGGGATCTTTGCAGGTTTCATCAATGGATGGTACTACCAGGATCCACATAATACACTG GTATATTGGATTCAAAAGCACATATTCATTGGGGTTTGGCATTCAAGAAGAGTAGGCATTCTGCTCTATGTTATATTTGCAGAGATCCTCTTCTGGGCTATCATTGCAGGCATTTTGCATCGATCAGGAATTTATTGGAAGCTTTGA
- the LOC18600474 gene encoding uncharacterized protein LOC18600474 → MGNTSLSLRFTIFLSLSFAASSSSPFFFSKSPSSSPSIPKATPSDLLSLLGPPSQSSSVNPSVADELKSCFKFLVPFTPIDTRKTPDSKSLSYRRTLLKSPRDEENELVWWPPEPVLELARLAVDSGGDPGSIHRALDPTVLPVPDVEGSKENKCGLTRTPYGRRFISQELNSYLEYLFKLIVERGPSVGLKVSLTRYDLFHGHIFIATETGRLGILFHAKEYPAYDKDMFPINMGYCQKGSNVTYDDSMNLRNILWLAPLPSNSTKGWMAPGVLLVLDARPGGIIYRDLIPEYVNYVRTIYEDDLGSVVVDVNYLNIGDPQPDYQIFIC, encoded by the exons ATGGGCAATACCTCTCTTTCCCTCCGATTCaccattttcctttctctttctttcgcAGCTTCTTCCTCGTCtcccttcttcttctccaaatCCCCATCCTCATCGCCTTCGATTCCCAAAGCTACGCCGTCCGATTTGCTCTCTCTCCTCGGCCCGCCATCTCAGTCTTCCTCGGTTAACCCTTCGGTCGCTGATGAACTCAAATCCTGCTTCAAATTCCTCGTACCCTTCACTCCCATCGATACCCGAAAAACCCCAGATTCCAAATCCCTTTCTTATAGACGGACCCTTCTTAAGAGTCCAAGAGATGAGGAAAATGAGCTCGTTTGGTGGCCTCCCGAACCGGTTCTCGAGCTGGCCCGTCTCGCTGTTGACTCTGGTGGTGATCCCGGTTCAATCCATCGCGCCCTTGATCCAACTGTCTTGCCT GTGCCTGATGTCGAAGGATCAAAGGAAAATAAATGTGGGTTAACCAGAACGCCCTATGGTAGACGCTTCATAAGTCAG GAGTTGAATTCATATCTTGAATACTTGTTCAAACTTATTGTTGAGAGGGGTCCTTCTGTTGGattgaaagtttcattaaCTCGATATGATTTGTTTCATGGTCACATTTTTATTGCCACAGAGACCGGAAGGCTTGGCATATT ATTTCATGCTAAAGAATACCCAGCATATGATAAAGACATGTTTCCAATCAACATGGGATATTGCCAGAAGG GGTCCAACGTGACTTATGATGATTCAATGAACTTGAGAAATATTCTCTGGCTTGCTCCATTGCCAAGCAATTCAACAAAAGGTTGGATGGCTCCAG GAGTCCTGCTCGTCCTGGATGCACGTCCCGGAGGAATCATATATAGGGATCTCATACCTGAGTATGTGAATTATGTGAGGACAATATATGAAG ATGATCTGGGCAGTGTTGTCGTTGATGTAAACTATTTGAACATTGGAGATCCACAGCCTGATTATCAGATTTTCATTTGCTGA
- the LOC18600477 gene encoding heparan-alpha-glucosaminide N-acetyltransferase isoform X3, with translation MAEIKAEPAQRHTLAIPMADDSAQKPNKTQRVASLDIFRGLTVALMILVDDAGGEWPVIGHAPWHGCNLADFVMPFFLFIVGMAIPLALKVRIPGKGKAIQKVGFRTLKLLFWGLLLQGGYSHAPDKLTYGVDMKMIRFCGILQRIAFAYLVVALAEIFLKDAQPKDVSAGHFSVFRLYCWHWLVGACILIMYLALLYGTYVPDWQFTVQNKDSADYGKVFTVACNVRGKLDPPCNAVGYIDREVLGINHMYQRPAWRRSRACTVNSPYEGPFKDAAPSWCHAPFEPEGILSSISAVLSTIIGVHFGHVLVHLKGHSERLRQWIMMGIALLILGIVLHFTAIPLNKQLYTFSYVCVTSGAAALVFSAIYILVDIWDLKLVFLPLKWIGMNAMLVYVMAAEGIFAGFINGWYYQDPHNTLVYWIQKHIFIGVWHSRRVGILLYVIFAEILFWAIIAGILHRSGIYWKL, from the exons ATGGCTGAAATCAAAGCAGAACCTGCTCAACGTCATACTCTGGCCATCCCCATGGCCGACGACTCAGCTCAGAAGCCCAATAAAACTCAGCGTGTTGCCTCACTTGACATTTTCAGAGGCCTTACTGTGGCG CTGATGATTCTAGTAGATGATGCTGGAGGAGAGTGGCCTGTGATTGGTCATGCACCATGGCACGGCTGCAACCTTGCCGATTTCGTTATgcccttctttcttttcattgttGGCATGGCCATTCCTCTTGCTCTTAAGGTT AGAATACCAGGTAAAGGCAAAGCTATCCAGAAGGTGGGTTTCAGAACTTTGAAGCTCCTCTTTTGGGGTCTCTTACTACAAG GAGGGTATTCTCATGCTCCTGACAAGCTAACATATGGCGTTGatatgaaaatgataagattCTGTGGCATTCTACAG AGAATAGCTTTTGCATATCTGGTAGTGGCACTTGCAGAGATTTTTCTGAAAGATGCACAACCCAAAGATGTTTCAGCTGGTCATTTCTCTGTGTTCAGGTTATACTGTTGGCATTG GCTGGTGGGTGCATGCATACTTATTATGTACTTGGCTTTACTTTATGGAACATATGTTCCTGACTGGCAGTTCACTGTCCAAAATAAGGACAGTGCTGATTATGGGAAGGTTTTCACT GTAGCCTGCAATGTGAGAGGAAAACTGGATCCTCCTTGCAATGCTGTGGGATATATTGACAGAGAAGTATTAGGGATCAATCACATGTACCAACGACCAGCATGGAGAAGATCCAGG GCTTGCACTGTGAATTCCCCTTATGAGGGACCATTTAAAGATGCCGCTCCATCATGGTGCCATGCACCCTTCGAACCTGAAGGGATTCTAAG TTCAATATCTGCTGTTCTTTCTACAATCATTGGAGTCCATTTTGGGCATGTGCTTGTACATTTGAAG GGTCATTCTGAAAGACTGAGGCAGTGGATCATGATGGGAATTGCTCTCCTTATTCTTGGAATTGTTCTACATTTCACAGCGATTCCTTTGAATAAACAGCTATACACTTTCAGCTATGTTTGTGTAACATCTGGAGCAGCAGCACTTGTTTTCTCAGCCATCTATATCCTG GTTGATATTTGGGATCTGAAGCTGGTGTTTCTGCCATTGAAATGGATTGGCATGAATGCCATGCTGGTTTATGTTATGGCAGCTGAAGGGATCTTTGCAGGTTTCATCAATGGATGGTACTACCAGGATCCACATAATACACTG GTATATTGGATTCAAAAGCACATATTCATTGGGGTTTGGCATTCAAGAAGAGTAGGCATTCTGCTCTATGTTATATTTGCAGAGATCCTCTTCTGGGCTATCATTGCAGGCATTTTGCATCGATCAGGAATTTATTGGAAGCTTTGA
- the LOC18600475 gene encoding uncharacterized protein LOC18600475 codes for MAVQWIDRGDLWKNKARVLQLQLRQRFRVAVDRHRRHRHSMFADRYFSSTVQRWLRRFRDFRRDSLPSSSAFNLKRVSKDFNVEEDSVVLRTLQAVAVPLIGNVCHVFMNGLNRVQVYGLEKLHYALLNRPKNKPLVTVSNHVASVDDPFVIASLLPPRVLLDAQNLRWTLCASDRCFSNPVTSAFFRSVKVLPVSRGDGIYQKGMDMAISKLNSGGWVHIFPEGSRSRDGGKTVRSSKRGVGRLVLDADNTPIVLPFVHTGMQDVMPIGANFPRIGKTVTVLIGDPIHFDDLLNVEEPVDASRGKLYDAVASRIGHHLQNLKVQVDKLVLEQSIRLENHHINAAKRTADILHQVDWDPFGLGSNECMVDESSGQETKVQLKPNAVTSSEECSPDDHRYFRMGFSFEGGIASRIRSYMDPTELMGFAARGLFMNPRAKENSASIRDIRPLRVWKQFLEANLLVQQWNTC; via the exons ATGGCCGTGCAGTGGATAGACAGGGGAGATCTATGGAAGAACAAGGCTCGCGTTTTACAGCTCCAGCTCAGGCAGCGGTTCAGGGTAGCGGTTGATCGCCATCGCCGCCACCGTCATTCGATGTTCGCTGATCGTTACTTCTCCTCCACGGTCCAACGCTGGCTCCGTCGTTTCCGTGACTTCCGTCGCGATTCTCTCCCTTCTTCCTCCGCTTTCAACCTCAAACGAG TGAGTAAGGACTTTAATGTGGAGGAGGATTCAGTTGTTTTGCGAACGCTTCAAGCTGTGGCTGTTCCTTTGATAGGAAATGTTTGCCACGTTTTCATGAATGGTCTCAATCGCGTTCAA GTTTATGGCCTCGAAAAATTACACTACGCATTGCTTAATAGACCCAAGAACAAACCCCTTGTAACG GTAAGCAATCATGTTGCATCGGTTGATGATCCGTTTGTCATTGCGTCGCTGCTTCCTCCGAGAGTTCTTCTGGATGCTCAGAACTTGAGATGGACACTGTGTGCATCAGATCGATGTTTCAGTAATCCTGTGACTTCTGCATTCTTTCGATCTGTAAAAGTGTTGCCAGTGTCTCGTGGTGATGGGATTTATCAGAAG GGCATGGACATGGCTATTTCAAAGTTGAATAGTGGTGGATGGGTTCACATCTTCCCAGAAGGCAGTCGTTCCCGAGATGGTGGAAAAACTGTGAGGTCTTCCAAGAGAGGTGTTGGGAG GTTGGTTCTAGATGCAGACAATACCCCAATTGTCCTGCCATTTGTGCATACTGGAATGCAAGATGTTATGCCTATAGGAGCCAATTTCCCAAGGATTGGCAAGACG GTGACAGTTCTAATTGGAGACCCTATACATTTTGATGATCTGCTCAATGTGGAAGAACCCGTAGATGCATCAAGAGGAAAATTGTACGATGCTGTGGCCTCTAGAATCGGGCATCACCTGCAGAACTTAAAAGTACAAGTTGACAAATTAGTGCTCGAGCAATCTATCCGGTTGGAAAATCATCACATCAATGCTGCAAAAAGGACAGCTGATATCCTGCATCAGGTAGATTGGGATCCATTTGGCTTAGGAAGCAATGAATGTATGGTGGATGAATCATCAGGACAGGAAACCAAAGTCCAGCTGAAGCCAAACGCTGTTACCTCTTCAGAAGAGTGCTCTCCCGATGATCATCGATATTTTAGAATGGGGTTTTCTTTTGAAGGTGGGATTGCATCAAGGATTCGCAGTTACATGGATCCAACCGAACTGATGGGTTTTGCAGCAAGAGGCTTGTTCATGAACCCCAGAGCAAAGGAAAATTCTGCTAGCATTAGGGACATACGCCCGCTGAGGGTTTGGAAACAGTTTTTGGAAGCTAATTTGTTAGTTCAACAGTGGAATACCTGCTAA
- the LOC18600477 gene encoding heparan-alpha-glucosaminide N-acetyltransferase isoform X2, whose amino-acid sequence MLSEWLKSKQNLLNVILWPSPWPTTQLRSPIKLSVLPHLTFSEALLWRYSSFSLMILVDDAGGEWPVIGHAPWHGCNLADFVMPFFLFIVGMAIPLALKRIPGKGKAIQKVGFRTLKLLFWGLLLQGGYSHAPDKLTYGVDMKMIRFCGILQRIAFAYLVVALAEIFLKDAQPKDVSAGHFSVFRLYCWHWLVGACILIMYLALLYGTYVPDWQFTVQNKDSADYGKVFTVACNVRGKLDPPCNAVGYIDREVLGINHMYQRPAWRRSRACTVNSPYEGPFKDAAPSWCHAPFEPEGILSSISAVLSTIIGVHFGHVLVHLKGHSERLRQWIMMGIALLILGIVLHFTAIPLNKQLYTFSYVCVTSGAAALVFSAIYILVDIWDLKLVFLPLKWIGMNAMLVYVMAAEGIFAGFINGWYYQDPHNTLVYWIQKHIFIGVWHSRRVGILLYVIFAEILFWAIIAGILHRSGIYWKL is encoded by the exons ATGCTTTCAGAATGGCTGAAATCAAAGCAGAACCTGCTCAACGTCATACTCTGGCCATCCCCATGGCCGACGACTCAGCTCAGAAGCCCAATAAAACTCAGCGTGTTGCCTCACTTGACATTTTCAGAGGCCTTACTGTGGCGGTACTCTTCATTTTCT CTGATGATTCTAGTAGATGATGCTGGAGGAGAGTGGCCTGTGATTGGTCATGCACCATGGCACGGCTGCAACCTTGCCGATTTCGTTATgcccttctttcttttcattgttGGCATGGCCATTCCTCTTGCTCTTAAG AGAATACCAGGTAAAGGCAAAGCTATCCAGAAGGTGGGTTTCAGAACTTTGAAGCTCCTCTTTTGGGGTCTCTTACTACAAG GAGGGTATTCTCATGCTCCTGACAAGCTAACATATGGCGTTGatatgaaaatgataagattCTGTGGCATTCTACAG AGAATAGCTTTTGCATATCTGGTAGTGGCACTTGCAGAGATTTTTCTGAAAGATGCACAACCCAAAGATGTTTCAGCTGGTCATTTCTCTGTGTTCAGGTTATACTGTTGGCATTG GCTGGTGGGTGCATGCATACTTATTATGTACTTGGCTTTACTTTATGGAACATATGTTCCTGACTGGCAGTTCACTGTCCAAAATAAGGACAGTGCTGATTATGGGAAGGTTTTCACT GTAGCCTGCAATGTGAGAGGAAAACTGGATCCTCCTTGCAATGCTGTGGGATATATTGACAGAGAAGTATTAGGGATCAATCACATGTACCAACGACCAGCATGGAGAAGATCCAGG GCTTGCACTGTGAATTCCCCTTATGAGGGACCATTTAAAGATGCCGCTCCATCATGGTGCCATGCACCCTTCGAACCTGAAGGGATTCTAAG TTCAATATCTGCTGTTCTTTCTACAATCATTGGAGTCCATTTTGGGCATGTGCTTGTACATTTGAAG GGTCATTCTGAAAGACTGAGGCAGTGGATCATGATGGGAATTGCTCTCCTTATTCTTGGAATTGTTCTACATTTCACAGCGATTCCTTTGAATAAACAGCTATACACTTTCAGCTATGTTTGTGTAACATCTGGAGCAGCAGCACTTGTTTTCTCAGCCATCTATATCCTG GTTGATATTTGGGATCTGAAGCTGGTGTTTCTGCCATTGAAATGGATTGGCATGAATGCCATGCTGGTTTATGTTATGGCAGCTGAAGGGATCTTTGCAGGTTTCATCAATGGATGGTACTACCAGGATCCACATAATACACTG GTATATTGGATTCAAAAGCACATATTCATTGGGGTTTGGCATTCAAGAAGAGTAGGCATTCTGCTCTATGTTATATTTGCAGAGATCCTCTTCTGGGCTATCATTGCAGGCATTTTGCATCGATCAGGAATTTATTGGAAGCTTTGA
- the LOC18600476 gene encoding F-actin-capping protein subunit alpha: MAEEETELSEEQRKEIAKWFLLNAPAGEIQYVAKDLKSVLNDDDVYNEAVSEAFPVYNKSHMICLEMPGRFGDVLVTSYGELQDNEYLDPKTAQVAIVDHVKQVCTEVRPATDEELPSPYIEEYRCALDVEMSKYVGEAYPKGFCSVYCTNGKDVEGPGSDFELVVVISAARLSPQNFCNGSWRSIWNIEFKDDIQILELKGKLQVGAHYFEEGNVQLDARHECKDSTLFQSPDDSAVSIATIIRHHETEYLASLEASYLNLPDTTFKDLRRKLPVTRTLFPWHNTSQFSLTREISKELGIGK; encoded by the exons ATGgcagaagaagaaacagagCTGAGTGAGGAGCAAAGGAAAGAGATCGCCAAATGGTTCCTCCTCAACGCTCCCGCTGGCGAAATCCAATACGTCGCTAAag ATTTGAAGTCTGTTTTGAATGATGACGACGTGTACAATGAGGCGGTATCGGAGGCATTTCCTGTTTACAACAAATCTCACATGATTTGCCTCGAAATGCCTGGTAGATTCGGAGAT GTCCTGGTTACATCATATGGGGAGCTTCAGGATAATGAGTATCTAGACCCCAAGACTGCTCAAGTTGCCATAGTTGACCATGTCAAACAG GTTTGTACAGAGGTGAGACCTGCCACTGATGAGGAGCTTCCATCCCCGTATATAGAGGAATACCG ATGTGCTTTGGACGTAGAAATGTCAAAGTATGTTGGTGAAGCTTATCCAAAAGGTTTTTGTTCAGTTTACTGTACTAATGGAAAAGATGTGGAGGGACCTGGATCTGATTTTGAGCTTGTTGTAGTGATTTCTGCTGCTAGACTTAGCCCACAGAATTTCTG CAATGGAAGTTGGCGGTCAATATGGAACATTGAGTTTAAAGATGATATTCAAATACTGGAATTGAAAGGCAAATTGCAG GTCGGTGCACACTATTTTGAAGAGGGAAACGTGCAATTAGATGCAAGACATGAATGTAAAGATTCTACATTATTTCAG TCCCCTGATGATAGTGCAGTTTCTATAGCCACCATAATTCGCCACCATGAGACAGAGTACCTGGCATCCCTTGAG GCATCCTATTTGAATTTGCCAGATACCACTTTCaag GATCTTCGCAGGAAACTTCCAGTTACTCGAACCTTATTCCCATGGCATAACACTTCACAATTCAGCCTGACAAGAGAGATATCAAAAGAACTGGGAATTGGAAAGTGA